The Rhododendron vialii isolate Sample 1 chromosome 6a, ASM3025357v1 genome includes a window with the following:
- the LOC131330258 gene encoding uncharacterized protein LOC131330258: MSMTTKTMIQPSSQSRVSREKKVMETPMLGCDVVGPVTRSRSKAGEVLSSLVGKKRKNREEVCSDETSSNSLSSDDLQMLLHIDEEFSLGYCFTEREKSDVLLQTYSDLKKKYNDGEKSDLLLQTFSYLMKKKAKVASDQEKKKAKGVTTNSEEEVVGLTSEQRQEYSRKDFDYPEFYRGLSSDLPIHIILATEFDPDLPANFSRQIKNSAKAMDYYNSRFNSNFIEPFNPLLMTTREVGGGYLDFVVIDTHKSGRHANEMFQAILYTSPGKEPEVLMCRPEYMPPGTRKGYRPLKVGW, from the exons ATGTCTATGACGACGAAGACAATGATCCAACCAAGCTCACaatcaag GGTTTCGCGGGAGAAGAAGGTGATGGAAACTCCGATGCTCGGATGTGATGTTGTCGGCCCAGTGACCCGCTCACGATCGAAAGCTGGAGAAGTGTTGTCATCGTTGGTGGGGAAAAAACGTAAAAATCGTGAGGAGGTATGCTCTGACGAGACGTCGTCTAACAGTTTGTCATCAGATGATCTTCAGATGCTTCTACATATCGACGAAGAATTCTCTCTCGGGTATTGTTTCACCGAGCGCGAGAAATCAGACGTGCTGCTGCAGACGTACTCAGATCTAAAGAAGAAATACAACGACGGCGAGAAATCAGACCTGCTGCTGCAGACGTTCTCATATCTAATGAAGAAGAAAGCAAAGGTAGCTTcagatcaagaaaagaagaaagcaaag GGTGTCACTACAAATtctgaggaggaggtggtgggcTTGACATCAGAACAGCGGCAGGAATACTCCCGCAAGGATTTCGATTACCCT GAGTTTTATCGTGGACTTTCTAGCGACCTACCTATACACATTATTTTAGCTACAGAATTCGATCCAGATTTACCGGCTAATTTCTCCCGTCAGATAAAAAACTCAGCCAAGGCTATGGATTATTACAACAGTCGATTC AACTCAAACTTCATCGAACCTTTTAATCCCCTCCTGATGACAACGCGGGAGGTTGGTGGTGGTTATTTGGATTTCGTTGTCATAGACACCCATAAATCAGGTCGACATGCCAATGAGATGTTCCAAGCTATCCTGTATACCTCTCCTGGAAAGGAACCCGAGGTCCTGATGTGCAGACCTGAATACATGCCCCCTGGCACCAGGAAAGGTTACCGCCCCTTGAAAG TTGGTTGGTGA